The Thermodesulfobacteriota bacterium genome contains the following window.
TGCCGATGCAGGCGGCTTTCGCCGTGATCGGTCTCGGATTCTGGCTGAGCGGCCTGTTCGTGGCATGAGGTGGGAGGTCATGAGATACCTTGAGAGCGCGGTAACGCTGGAGTTTCTTCCGGAGCGGTGCGTCGGTTGCGGCATGTGCGCCAAGGTATGCCCGCATGAGGTATTCAGGATAGAGAACAAACGCGCAGTTCTCGCAGACCGCGGCGCCTGCATGGAGTGCGGCGCCTGCGCGAAGAACTGCGAGCACGAGGCGATCTCCGTGCGCGCGGGTGTAGGTTGCGCCGCGGCGGTCCTGAACGGCATGGTCGCCGGGACGGAGCCGACCTGCGACTGCTCG
Protein-coding sequences here:
- the hgcB gene encoding mercury methylation ferredoxin HgcB: MRYLESAVTLEFLPERCVGCGMCAKVCPHEVFRIENKRAVLADRGACMECGACAKNCEHEAISVRAGVGCAAAVLNGMVAGTEPTCDCSGNSSCCG